A genomic stretch from Nitrobacter winogradskyi Nb-255 includes:
- the grxD gene encoding Grx4 family monothiol glutaredoxin, translating into MSIKETIENELKSNDVVLFMKGTPQFPQCGFSGQVVQILDHVGVGYKGLNVLESPEMRDGIKTYSSWPTIPQLYVKGEFIGGCDIVREMFQAGELQKLLSDKGIAFNTPASA; encoded by the coding sequence ATGAGCATTAAGGAAACCATCGAGAATGAACTGAAGTCGAACGACGTCGTGCTGTTCATGAAGGGCACGCCGCAGTTTCCCCAGTGCGGTTTTTCGGGGCAGGTGGTTCAGATTCTCGACCACGTCGGCGTGGGCTACAAAGGCCTGAACGTTCTTGAATCTCCTGAAATGCGCGATGGCATCAAGACCTATTCGAGCTGGCCGACCATTCCGCAACTGTACGTCAAGGGTGAATTCATCGGCGGCTGCGACATCGTTCGCGAGATGTTCCAAGCCGGCGAGCTTCAGAAGCTGCTCTCCGACAAGGGCATCGCCTTCAACACGCCGGCGTCGGCCTGA
- a CDS encoding PepSY domain-containing protein: MRIRYIALAMAATVAVAGLAKADQPGTDWMPADQVIEKLTAQGYTNFSKVEADDGHLELEADLKGVRYDLQVDPKSGEVTKSKPDND; encoded by the coding sequence ATGAGAATACGATATATTGCCCTGGCGATGGCGGCGACCGTGGCGGTTGCCGGTCTTGCCAAGGCCGACCAGCCGGGGACCGATTGGATGCCTGCGGATCAGGTCATCGAGAAGTTGACCGCGCAGGGATACACCAACTTCAGCAAGGTCGAGGCGGACGACGGCCATTTGGAATTGGAGGCCGATCTCAAGGGTGTCCGTTACGATCTTCAGGTTGACCCGAAAAGCGGCGAGGTCACCAAGAGCAAGCCTGACAACGATTAG
- a CDS encoding IS630 family transposase (programmed frameshift), whose translation MGRAYSNDLRERVVRAVVKGGLSRHQAAAQFGVGISTAINWVQRFHETGSVAPSQIGGYRPKKIAGPHREWLLQRCRKDFTVRGLVAELAERGLKVDYRTMWEFVHAVKLSYKKTLIAAEQDRPDVARRRAQWTKYRDRIDPTRLVFIDETWTKTNMAPLRGWAPRGQRIRAKVPHGRWQTMTFMAALRHDRITAPWFIEGPINGEAFLLYIEKVLVPTLRHGDIVIMDNLGSHKASAVRRVIRAAGARLFYLPKYSPDLNPIEQFFAKFKHWLRKAAQRTTEAVYNAIAPILETVAPAECANYFVNAGYNQI comes from the exons ATGGGACGAGCCTATTCGAACGACCTTCGTGAGCGGGTAGTGCGTGCTGTCGTTAAAGGCGGCCTGTCGCGGCATCAGGCTGCGGCCCAGTTTGGGGTGGGCATCAGCACGGCGATCAACTGGGTACAACGCTTCCACGAGACCGGCAGCGTCGCGCCAAGCCAGATCGGCGGCTATAGGCCAAAGAAGATTGCGGGGCCGCACCGCGAATGGCTGCTGCAACGGTGCCGAAAGGACTTTACCGTGCGCGGGCTGGTGGCCGAACTTGCCGAGCGTGGCCTTAAGGTCGATTACCGCACGATGTGGGAGTTCGTTCACGCTGTGAAGCTCAGTTAC AAAAAGACGCTGATTGCTGCAGAGCAGGATCGTCCCGATGTCGCCCGTCGGCGAGCGCAATGGACCAAGTATCGAGATCGGATTGATCCCACTCGGCTGGTGTTCATCGATGAGACCTGGACCAAAACCAATATGGCGCCGCTGCGGGGCTGGGCGCCGCGCGGTCAACGCATCAGAGCCAAGGTGCCGCATGGCCGCTGGCAGACCATGACCTTTATGGCCGCTCTGCGCCACGATCGCATCACCGCGCCGTGGTTCATCGAGGGGCCGATCAACGGCGAAGCCTTCCTTCTCTACATCGAGAAGGTTCTGGTCCCGACCCTGCGGCACGGCGACATCGTCATTATGGACAACCTCGGCTCGCACAAGGCCAGCGCCGTGCGTCGCGTCATCCGTGCCGCCGGTGCCCGGCTCTTCTACCTGCCGAAATACTCGCCTGATCTGAACCCGATCGAGCAGTTCTTTGCCAAGTTCAAACACTGGCTACGCAAAGCCGCGCAGCGGACCACCGAGGCCGTCTACAATGCTATCGCTCCGATCCTCGAAACCGTTGCACCGGCTGAATGCGCCAACTACTTCGTCAATGCAGGATACAACCAAATCTAA
- the rpsD gene encoding 30S ribosomal protein S4, translated as MTKRNEAKYKIDRRMGQNIWGRPKSPVNKREYGPGQHGQRRKGKLSDFGTQLRAKQKLKGYYGNISERQFYAIYVEATRMKGDSGENLIGLLERRLDTVVYRAKFVPTIFAARQFINHGHVKVNGRRVNIPSYKLKVGDTVEVKDASKQLALVLEANQLAERDVPDFIDADHNKQSAKFIRIPQLADVPFAVQMEPHLIVEFYSR; from the coding sequence ATGACTAAGCGCAACGAGGCGAAGTACAAAATCGATCGCCGCATGGGGCAGAACATCTGGGGCCGCCCTAAGAGCCCCGTCAACAAGCGCGAATACGGTCCCGGCCAGCACGGCCAGCGCCGCAAGGGCAAGCTCTCCGATTTCGGCACCCAGCTTCGCGCCAAGCAGAAGCTCAAGGGCTATTACGGCAACATTTCCGAACGGCAGTTCTACGCGATTTACGTCGAAGCGACCCGCATGAAGGGCGATTCGGGTGAGAACCTGATCGGCCTGCTGGAGCGCCGTCTCGACACCGTGGTTTATCGCGCGAAGTTCGTGCCGACCATCTTCGCCGCTCGCCAGTTCATCAACCACGGCCATGTCAAGGTGAACGGTCGCCGCGTCAACATTCCGAGCTACAAGCTAAAGGTCGGCGATACCGTCGAAGTGAAGGACGCATCGAAACAGCTCGCGCTCGTGCTGGAAGCCAACCAGCTCGCCGAACGCGATGTGCCCGATTTCATCGACGCCGACCACAACAAGCAAAGCGCGAAATTCATTCGCATTCCGCAGCTTGCGGACGTTCCTTTCGCGGTGCAGATGGAGCCCCATCTGATCGTCGAATTCTATTCGCGCTGA
- the murI gene encoding glutamate racemase produces the protein MSYSPTILVLDSGLGGLTVLREIVNALPAARYIYVADDAFFPYGRLSEEDIIARVVPLVGELIGAHAPDIVVIACNTMSVSVLGPLRAAYPAPFVGTVPAIKPACAASKTKRVSVLGTRATVQREYTQALIRNHAQACTVTLVGAARLASLAEDALSGKLVSDADILSEITPCFVPAGEGGGLRTDAVVLACTHYPLLLDRLLRLAPWPVSWIDPAPAIARRVVDLLGLLGPLAPNTAGDHDRPPEMIFTSGRSRTLADALAPFFGGRVPA, from the coding sequence GTGTCATACAGCCCCACCATTCTGGTCCTCGATTCCGGCCTCGGCGGCCTCACCGTGCTGCGGGAGATCGTCAACGCCCTTCCCGCCGCGCGATATATCTACGTCGCCGACGACGCCTTCTTTCCCTATGGTCGCCTCAGCGAGGAAGACATCATCGCGCGCGTGGTGCCTCTGGTCGGAGAATTGATCGGGGCCCACGCCCCCGACATCGTGGTGATCGCCTGCAACACGATGTCCGTCTCGGTGCTGGGACCGTTGCGCGCCGCCTATCCGGCGCCGTTCGTGGGCACGGTTCCAGCGATCAAGCCGGCTTGCGCCGCATCGAAAACCAAGCGCGTGTCGGTGCTCGGCACCCGGGCGACCGTGCAGCGCGAATACACTCAGGCGCTGATCCGGAATCACGCGCAAGCCTGCACCGTGACGCTTGTGGGCGCCGCGCGGCTGGCCTCCCTGGCGGAGGACGCCCTGAGCGGCAAGCTGGTCAGCGACGCCGACATCCTGAGCGAGATCACGCCATGTTTCGTTCCGGCTGGCGAGGGCGGCGGCCTGCGCACCGATGCCGTCGTGCTCGCCTGCACCCACTACCCGCTGCTGCTCGACCGGCTGCTCAGGCTCGCGCCATGGCCGGTGTCATGGATCGATCCCGCGCCAGCGATCGCCCGCCGTGTTGTCGATCTGCTGGGGCTGCTGGGGCCGCTCGCGCCGAATACCGCCGGCGATCATGATCGTCCCCCCGAGATGATTTTCACCTCCGGCCGCTCGCGCACGCTGGCGGACGCGCTGGCGCCGTTCTTCGGCGGACGCGTGCCGGCATGA
- a CDS encoding PAS domain-containing protein, with protein sequence MKHPSNRAFFAYWDEKRDGERAPDRRVIEPNAVRQLLGDIFVLSYDPERGYPFRVAGTRVCALLDRDLKGDNFSALFAAASRDEITDILGIVSEELLVSVAGLTATERNGSLAHFELLLLPFNHRAHTPISLTGLLAPMQHSRQPVADFTLTSWRYLNHPPQRFVPRALKKLAIARGFMVYEGLR encoded by the coding sequence ATGAAACATCCATCGAACCGGGCATTCTTCGCGTATTGGGATGAGAAGCGGGATGGCGAGCGCGCCCCCGACCGGCGCGTGATCGAACCGAACGCGGTTCGCCAGCTGCTCGGGGACATATTCGTGCTGTCCTACGATCCGGAGCGCGGCTATCCGTTCCGTGTCGCCGGAACCCGCGTGTGCGCCCTGCTTGACCGCGATCTCAAAGGCGATAATTTTTCAGCCCTGTTCGCCGCCGCAAGCCGCGATGAAATCACCGACATTCTCGGCATCGTATCCGAAGAACTGCTGGTCTCGGTCGCAGGTCTGACCGCTACCGAGAGGAACGGATCGCTCGCACATTTCGAACTGCTGCTGTTACCCTTCAACCATCGCGCACATACACCCATCAGCCTCACCGGCCTGCTGGCGCCGATGCAGCATAGCCGGCAGCCGGTAGCCGACTTCACCCTCACCTCGTGGCGCTATCTGAATCATCCGCCGCAACGCTTCGTCCCGCGCGCCCTCAAGAAGCTGGCGATCGCGCGCGGCTTCATGGTCTACGAAGGATTGCGCTAG
- a CDS encoding rhomboid family intramembrane serine protease, producing the protein MDSPPDPSSERPPEPPREPILTLPGPLTAYIGLLAAIHVMWSSVPPDLEYWIIEAFGFIPKRYDPSLLATAFPGGSGAKVWTFVTYSLLHANLSHIGFNILWLLPFGSALARRFGGFRFFLFMAVAAVAGAAAHLVTHEHSIAPMIGASGSVSGAMAASIRFAFAQGSFLSFGRGDADAAAQVPALSLTRALQNPRVLAFLAVWFGINIIFGMGSIAIGSEPGSVAWQAHMGGFMAGLLLFSLFDPVPRPARDPDDASSGADHF; encoded by the coding sequence TTGGACTCCCCCCCAGATCCATCGTCAGAACGTCCGCCGGAACCTCCGCGTGAACCGATCCTGACCCTGCCGGGGCCGTTGACCGCCTATATCGGCCTTCTGGCGGCCATTCATGTTATGTGGTCGTCTGTTCCGCCTGATCTGGAATATTGGATCATCGAGGCGTTCGGCTTCATTCCGAAGCGGTACGATCCGAGTCTCCTGGCGACGGCGTTTCCAGGAGGAAGCGGCGCCAAGGTCTGGACCTTCGTGACCTATTCGCTGCTGCACGCCAATCTCAGTCACATCGGTTTCAATATTTTGTGGTTGCTGCCCTTCGGCAGCGCGCTGGCGCGCCGTTTCGGCGGCTTCAGGTTTTTTCTTTTCATGGCGGTAGCCGCCGTCGCCGGCGCGGCCGCGCATCTTGTAACCCACGAGCATAGTATCGCGCCGATGATCGGTGCGTCAGGATCGGTGTCCGGCGCGATGGCCGCGTCGATCCGGTTCGCCTTCGCGCAGGGAAGCTTTCTGTCCTTCGGGCGCGGCGATGCCGACGCCGCCGCGCAGGTGCCGGCGCTGTCGTTGACGCGCGCATTGCAAAACCCCCGCGTGCTCGCGTTCCTCGCGGTCTGGTTTGGTATCAACATCATCTTCGGCATGGGATCGATCGCGATCGGCTCCGAGCCCGGCAGCGTTGCGTGGCAAGCTCACATGGGCGGCTTTATGGCGGGCCTTCTATTGTTTTCGTTGTTTGATCCGGTGCCTCGTCCGGCGCGCGACCCCGACGACGCGTCTTCCGGGGCGGATCATTTTTAA
- a CDS encoding CBS domain-containing protein — MTVRAILSAKGPQVASVEPDVKLSAALRILSERQIGSVIVVSGARIEGILSERDVVRALDEHGAAALDQPVSAAMTRKVVSCRLSDTVAHLMEVMTAERFRHLPVVEEGKLVGLVSIGDVVKLRLQHYEAEQEALRDYINMA, encoded by the coding sequence ATGACAGTACGTGCCATTCTCAGCGCCAAGGGTCCTCAAGTCGCAAGCGTCGAACCCGACGTGAAGCTTTCGGCGGCGCTCAGGATTTTATCTGAGCGGCAGATCGGGTCCGTTATCGTCGTGAGCGGTGCGCGCATAGAGGGCATTCTGTCCGAGCGGGATGTTGTCCGCGCGCTTGATGAGCACGGCGCGGCGGCGCTCGACCAACCGGTCAGCGCCGCCATGACTCGCAAGGTTGTCAGTTGCCGCCTGTCGGATACGGTTGCTCACCTCATGGAAGTCATGACGGCGGAAAGGTTCAGGCATCTGCCGGTGGTGGAGGAGGGAAAGTTGGTAGGCCTGGTCTCGATCGGGGACGTCGTGAAACTGCGACTTCAGCACTACGAAGCCGAGCAGGAGGCGCTACGCGACTACATCAACATGGCCTGA
- a CDS encoding patatin-like phospholipase family protein, with protein sequence MKGRDQNGSNGRKVGLDSVRRPVIGLALGGGAARGFAHIGILRSLIAHGIQPDVVVGTSIGAVVGGAYAAGRLDTMEEWARSLQPRSLFSYLDIRLNGSGLIGGAKLTARLENALGDIQIEELPLKFASVATEVRTGHEIWLTHGRLVDAMRASYALPGIFAPMLVGDRWLVDGALVNPVPVSTARALGAEVVIAANLSNDVFGRSTTIFSHGTQNGVQEEIVEPPPSRLGFSRFFSLERTVKREFFGGGNRPGVVSVMTDAFNIMQDRITRARLAGDPPDLLISPRVGQIGWFDFHRADDLIEHGTRAADRAIEAIVEAIEVLAPASAPDTIRPADAEDGTEP encoded by the coding sequence ATGAAAGGTCGCGACCAGAACGGGTCGAACGGCCGGAAAGTAGGATTGGATAGCGTCAGGCGGCCCGTGATCGGACTGGCCCTCGGCGGCGGAGCCGCGCGCGGCTTCGCTCATATCGGCATTCTCCGTTCCCTGATCGCGCACGGCATCCAGCCCGATGTCGTGGTGGGCACATCGATCGGAGCGGTGGTCGGGGGCGCCTATGCCGCGGGCCGTCTCGATACCATGGAGGAGTGGGCTCGCAGCCTGCAGCCTCGGAGTCTCTTCAGTTACCTGGACATCCGGTTGAACGGCTCCGGACTGATCGGCGGCGCCAAGCTCACGGCCCGGCTCGAAAACGCTCTCGGTGACATCCAGATCGAAGAACTGCCGCTCAAGTTCGCGAGCGTCGCGACGGAAGTGCGCACCGGCCATGAAATCTGGCTTACGCACGGGCGGCTGGTCGATGCCATGCGCGCGTCCTATGCCCTTCCCGGCATTTTTGCACCGATGCTGGTTGGCGATCGCTGGCTGGTCGATGGCGCGCTCGTCAACCCGGTGCCCGTCTCCACGGCCCGCGCGCTGGGCGCCGAGGTCGTGATTGCAGCCAACCTCTCCAATGACGTGTTCGGTCGCAGCACCACGATATTTTCCCACGGCACGCAGAACGGCGTGCAGGAGGAGATCGTCGAGCCACCGCCGAGCAGACTGGGCTTCAGCAGGTTTTTTTCGCTCGAGCGAACGGTCAAGCGCGAATTCTTCGGCGGCGGCAATCGCCCGGGCGTCGTGTCGGTCATGACCGACGCGTTCAACATCATGCAGGATCGAATCACGCGGGCGCGGCTCGCCGGCGACCCGCCGGACCTTTTGATCTCGCCACGGGTCGGACAGATTGGCTGGTTCGACTTCCACCGCGCCGACGATCTGATCGAGCACGGCACACGCGCTGCGGATCGAGCGATCGAAGCCATTGTGGAAGCGATCGAAGTGCTCGCCCCGGCCTCAGCGCCGGACACTATCCGCCCGGCCGATGCTGAAGATGGAACCGAGCCTTAG
- the yidD gene encoding membrane protein insertion efficiency factor YidD — MKTIPSEVRCSRLCPACTNAALRLPRNAGRALIWIYRHTLSPLVGFNCRHLPTCSAYGDEAIARFGLWGGGWMTLARILRCRPWGTSGIDNVPVAKPSGATWYRPWRYGRWRGVNAK, encoded by the coding sequence ATGAAAACGATTCCATCAGAAGTGAGGTGCTCCAGGTTATGCCCGGCTTGTACGAATGCCGCGTTGCGGCTGCCACGAAATGCGGGGCGGGCGTTGATCTGGATCTATCGTCACACATTGTCGCCGCTGGTGGGGTTCAACTGCCGGCACCTGCCGACATGCTCAGCCTACGGTGACGAAGCCATCGCGCGTTTCGGGCTTTGGGGCGGCGGCTGGATGACACTGGCGCGGATCCTGCGCTGCCGTCCGTGGGGAACGTCCGGCATCGATAATGTTCCCGTGGCGAAACCGTCCGGCGCGACGTGGTACCGGCCCTGGCGTTACGGCCGCTGGCGCGGCGTGAATGCGAAGTAG
- a CDS encoding iron-sulfur cluster assembly scaffold protein yields the protein MLNDVYNTRIIELAGNIPRLGRLPAPDASATAHSKLCGSTVKIDIKMDGSVVTDFAHDVKACALGQASSSIMARHVVGSTASELRELREIVRRMLKENGSPPKGKWAEIALLEPVRDYKARHASTLLTFDAVVDAIGQIEAKSAALTTAQS from the coding sequence ATGCTGAACGACGTTTACAACACCCGCATCATCGAACTGGCCGGCAATATTCCGCGCCTGGGCCGTCTGCCCGCGCCGGACGCCAGCGCCACCGCCCATTCGAAGCTGTGCGGGTCCACCGTCAAGATCGACATCAAGATGGATGGCTCCGTGGTCACGGACTTCGCGCACGACGTGAAGGCCTGCGCGCTCGGCCAGGCGTCCTCCTCGATCATGGCGCGCCATGTGGTCGGCTCGACCGCCAGCGAACTTCGCGAGTTGCGCGAAATCGTCCGCCGGATGCTGAAGGAAAACGGCTCGCCCCCCAAAGGAAAATGGGCCGAGATCGCGCTGCTCGAACCGGTGCGCGACTATAAGGCGCGCCACGCATCCACCCTGCTTACGTTCGACGCGGTCGTCGACGCCATCGGTCAGATCGAGGCCAAATCGGCCGCGCTGACCACCGCGCAAAGCTGA
- the folE gene encoding GTP cyclohydrolase I FolE encodes MDALIKPLRSGKPSDINKASDIKSSNAKPAGFSPAQLDPSEFMAAVQPNRQRPSRHEAEDAVRTLLAYIGENPDREGLLDTPRRVIESYDEIYQGYHQCPAEVLNRTFGETAGYDDFVLVRDIQFTSQCEHHMMPFYGKAHIAYTPVERVVGLSKLARLTDIFARRLQTQEHMTAQIAAAVDEVLKPRGVAVMIEAEHTCMSVRGVAKHGAMTVTSRFTGVFRDDPAEQARFLSMVRGQPR; translated from the coding sequence ATGGACGCTTTGATCAAGCCGCTGCGCAGCGGCAAGCCTTCTGACATCAACAAGGCTTCTGATATCAAATCCAGTAACGCCAAGCCTGCCGGCTTTTCTCCCGCTCAACTGGACCCGTCGGAGTTTATGGCGGCGGTTCAGCCGAACCGGCAGCGCCCGTCGAGGCATGAAGCTGAAGACGCGGTCAGAACGTTGCTGGCCTATATCGGCGAAAATCCCGACCGGGAGGGGCTGCTCGATACCCCGCGCCGGGTGATCGAATCGTATGACGAGATTTATCAAGGCTATCATCAGTGTCCGGCCGAAGTGTTGAATCGGACCTTCGGTGAAACCGCCGGCTATGATGATTTCGTGCTGGTGCGCGACATCCAGTTCACTTCGCAGTGCGAGCATCACATGATGCCGTTCTATGGCAAAGCGCATATCGCCTATACGCCGGTGGAGCGGGTGGTCGGGCTGTCCAAGCTGGCGCGTCTGACCGACATCTTCGCCCGGAGACTCCAGACCCAGGAGCACATGACCGCGCAGATCGCCGCGGCCGTGGACGAGGTGCTCAAGCCGCGCGGCGTCGCCGTGATGATCGAGGCCGAGCATACCTGCATGTCGGTGCGCGGCGTCGCCAAGCATGGCGCGATGACCGTCACCAGCCGGTTCACCGGCGTGTTCCGAGACGATCCGGCGGAGCAGGCGCGTTTCCTGTCCATGGTACGGGGGCAGCCGCGTTAG
- the hisI gene encoding phosphoribosyl-AMP cyclohydrolase, which translates to MSGSKSSSETEEGLAFQPSFDASGLVTCVATDAKTGDVLMVAHMNEEALRRTVETGDAWYYSRSRKALWRKGESSGQVQRVLEMRTDCDQDAVWIKVEQQGAACHTGRRSCFYRAVAKGEGAGIRLAFVDAERLFDPAEVYRAKA; encoded by the coding sequence GTGTCTGGATCGAAATCTTCATCTGAGACCGAGGAAGGGCTGGCGTTCCAGCCCTCCTTTGACGCGTCCGGGCTCGTGACCTGCGTAGCCACGGATGCCAAAACCGGCGACGTGCTGATGGTAGCGCACATGAATGAAGAGGCGCTGCGGCGGACCGTCGAGACCGGCGACGCCTGGTATTACAGCCGATCGCGCAAGGCGTTATGGCGGAAGGGCGAGAGTTCGGGTCAGGTCCAGCGCGTGCTGGAGATGCGGACGGACTGCGATCAGGACGCTGTCTGGATCAAGGTCGAGCAGCAGGGCGCCGCCTGCCATACCGGGCGGCGCTCGTGCTTCTACCGGGCGGTGGCAAAAGGCGAGGGCGCGGGAATCCGTCTTGCCTTTGTGGATGCTGAAAGGCTCTTCGATCCGGCCGAGGTTTATCGCGCGAAAGCCTGA
- a CDS encoding transglycosylase SLT domain-containing protein, producing the protein MNVDSANAVSGLSGVFGGITTAIRRAAEATGASFEYLLATAKMESNFNPHAAAGTSSAKGLYQFIEQTWLGTVKEAGPALGFNGYADAIARSPSGTYSVADPAARAAILKLRDDPAIASAMAGVLTKSNSFKLTGLIGRRPTDSELYMAHFMGVSGAAKLIANAESNPQASGALLFPNAAAANRPIFYDHSGRARSVSEVYADLDRRYAVAANSPATRMAAASGTQFSTPSDRAAYLSRLPDVGGVAPVAASSSVAPSQPMFRSLFQVGERAQPVSPVVQELWGVPSTTAQNPSTSDPRPPFDLFSDRSGAYSE; encoded by the coding sequence ATGAACGTCGATTCCGCCAATGCCGTTTCCGGATTGAGCGGAGTCTTCGGTGGAATAACCACCGCCATCAGGCGCGCCGCCGAGGCCACGGGAGCGAGCTTCGAGTACCTGCTCGCGACGGCCAAGATGGAATCCAATTTCAATCCTCATGCCGCCGCCGGCACGTCGTCCGCCAAGGGCCTCTATCAGTTCATCGAGCAGACCTGGCTCGGCACGGTGAAGGAGGCGGGGCCCGCGCTCGGCTTTAACGGCTATGCCGACGCTATCGCCAGATCGCCATCCGGTACCTACTCCGTTGCGGATCCGGCGGCCCGCGCCGCCATTCTCAAGCTGCGCGACGATCCGGCGATTGCCTCGGCGATGGCCGGCGTGCTGACGAAATCCAACAGTTTCAAGCTGACCGGCCTGATAGGCCGCCGTCCGACCGACAGCGAACTCTACATGGCGCACTTCATGGGCGTCAGCGGAGCCGCGAAACTGATCGCGAATGCCGAAAGCAATCCGCAAGCGTCCGGCGCGCTCCTGTTTCCGAACGCCGCCGCCGCCAACCGTCCGATCTTCTATGATCATAGCGGCCGTGCGCGCAGCGTGTCGGAAGTCTATGCGGATCTGGATCGGCGCTACGCCGTCGCCGCCAATTCGCCGGCGACTCGCATGGCCGCGGCGTCCGGGACGCAATTCTCGACGCCGTCTGATCGCGCGGCCTATCTGTCGCGGCTGCCCGATGTCGGCGGCGTCGCGCCGGTCGCGGCATCATCCTCGGTCGCGCCAAGCCAGCCGATGTTCCGTTCGCTGTTTCAAGTCGGCGAGCGCGCGCAGCCGGTGTCTCCGGTCGTTCAGGAATTGTGGGGTGTGCCATCTACCACGGCGCAAAACCCATCTACCTCTGATCCGCGTCCGCCGTTCGATCTGTTCAGCGATCGCAGCGGCGCTTATAGCGAATAG
- a CDS encoding Hpt domain-containing protein — translation MLTENSQELNIQAFADHHIITPPNRLRNAVRLVDEKNFDDPIARAEKALAGLSDEFSKWMEIERDRLVMAHAAILNNGFTPAARDELFRAAHDIKGDAATFGYPFAAAGAESLCRIIEHAPALDRVPAELIAYHINAIQAIVREHTTPGAEITAMEINRKLRLVADEYLAAVNQDRPEHLEAILAPSIAPTE, via the coding sequence ATGCTGACGGAAAATTCCCAGGAACTGAACATTCAGGCATTCGCCGACCATCACATCATCACTCCACCCAATCGGCTGCGCAACGCGGTTCGGCTGGTCGATGAGAAGAACTTCGACGACCCGATCGCGCGCGCCGAAAAGGCGCTCGCCGGACTTTCGGACGAATTCTCCAAGTGGATGGAGATCGAGCGTGACCGCCTTGTGATGGCTCACGCGGCCATTCTCAACAACGGATTCACTCCGGCCGCGCGCGATGAGCTGTTCCGAGCCGCGCATGACATCAAGGGCGATGCCGCGACCTTCGGTTATCCATTCGCCGCAGCCGGGGCAGAAAGCCTCTGCCGCATCATCGAACATGCTCCGGCTCTCGACCGGGTGCCCGCCGAACTGATCGCCTATCACATCAACGCGATCCAGGCGATCGTGCGCGAGCATACCACCCCCGGCGCCGAGATCACGGCGATGGAGATCAACCGGAAACTGCGTCTCGTCGCCGATGAATATCTCGCGGCCGTCAATCAGGACCGTCCCGAACACCTTGAAGCCATTCTCGCACCGAGCATCGCGCCGACAGAGTAG
- a CDS encoding response regulator, whose protein sequence is MYGIDFNKLRFLVCDDNAHMRRILRTLLHSFGAREVYEAEDGATALEMYTHYVPDIVIVDWAMPIFDGIELTQMIRQPDSKGNPFAPIIMLTGHSEKRRVTVARDAGITEFLAKPISAKGLYQRILNVVVSPRPFIKTKNYFGPDRRRNTSNAYIGPERRGAREPDVIQQPSLLDKARAPG, encoded by the coding sequence ATGTACGGCATCGACTTCAACAAGCTGCGGTTTCTCGTCTGCGATGACAACGCGCACATGCGCCGCATCCTGCGTACGCTGCTGCATTCGTTCGGCGCGCGCGAAGTCTACGAGGCCGAGGACGGCGCCACCGCGCTCGAGATGTATACTCATTATGTTCCGGACATCGTCATCGTCGACTGGGCGATGCCGATCTTCGATGGCATCGAGTTGACGCAGATGATCCGCCAGCCCGACTCCAAGGGAAACCCGTTTGCCCCGATCATCATGCTGACCGGACATTCGGAGAAGCGGCGCGTTACGGTCGCGCGCGATGCAGGCATCACCGAATTCCTTGCGAAACCGATTTCAGCCAAGGGTCTCTATCAAAGAATCCTGAACGTCGTGGTCTCGCCGCGCCCTTTCATCAAGACCAAGAATTATTTCGGTCCGGACCGCAGGCGCAATACCAGCAATGCCTATATCGGCCCCGAGCGTCGCGGCGCCAGGGAGCCCGACGTTATCCAGCAGCCGTCGCTGCTGGATAAGGCTCGAGCACCGGGTTAA